In one Lolium rigidum isolate FL_2022 chromosome 3, APGP_CSIRO_Lrig_0.1, whole genome shotgun sequence genomic region, the following are encoded:
- the LOC124701260 gene encoding uncharacterized protein LOC124701260, giving the protein MPYSGDRRPSPPPPPPPQPQPHATLSYLSPSATPFTVSRPRDAIPDPTPNAPANPSPYPELPTAPSLYDSWVEPPASYMDLEAGATPGFTGFANSDGFLVSGNARNDMYPGNHFGTSMQPLPFATGSSEWMEEKYPGIYQRTSKAPSTDFGSAPSVSPNMFACLDTKPCSTPQPVNQYSPYSAYGNYTSHLPQCSTYPLSYDLSMPSVAASPEVGAATKPLSPTTDGRVLENTFQAPYANPCRLNLDYFDSIQNEQKGHFGYETSYEQYGGRSSSDNGTRIMGSHALSRSGVGENHLLGESSETGRPVQPGTYPLSRHGVGENYILGESSETRRPVQPSSEAKSGLNNLQASCSKVSLSEYSFPQPRELFIESPEVNNPVVDSPCWKGTPTAQQPSFGVVNGEASYFANGSVDPPDLHQSRKLSEFSANNSVLLPKRHDTSNPENDLSVPDYLYYLSAFGLPSGCSKSEGHDDKQPSNVGDVSGMEKSNHSHLSVDQGTRRDNHVTWCKTGDDSGNLVTPGQQGNVFLAENTIEPMLGRNGGSLLVSTSEESAKVSNNVSAAPVAQVRSLTKESLQEITRAHKAASTWANLHSKMPMNKGLEHLTHCSTGVEETVKISSDKVTCRSKSQEELIKSIYNFSVMLLSSCDGGYQLKESEHTLVQSVIQNLSSLKSMISKASFKSDDVTSNCCQMKSEKIKCNRKNHQPEKFAGFDWENIGTDFKTVILQDLAKLPEENLDGDTKDAQIYKNLWIEAEASTCKLKYELQLARMKLATKNHSQQTATTPTGSLGEAKASNLHKAENSLCTGESDDSSKQQNPVKESHIHNAENSLCTGESDDSSKQQNPVKESHIHNATLPPQRGDADVFARLKVLKLRDESINCFHEANSELLTERSKYNRTGAVDDTVFDNDVDARINSLVEDIIKECPESSSSEGDEADGASTAALNVFLSCNNNTSSLDKDTNIEQPESSESKTHGAFMAKLKDLMSCSDDLSSSSEVNACQLQTASEHESSQFGQLEDGVMARLQVLKRRIDNTSSMEGQEVVYDSDDWVGHFERKPFGCGAHDELIEKTGIFDDAEFRALSDEADSKTTTQYVGSLLEECHVPSAPAEPATVHLHDEQLSHSPSAWEHVLKEDFFLPGKPLK; this is encoded by the exons ATGCCCTACTCCGGCGATCGCCGGCcctccccgcccccgcccccgcccccgcagccgcagccgcacgCAACCCTCTCCTACCTCTCCCCCTCCGCCACGCCCTTCACCGTCAGCCGTCCCCGCGACGCCATCCCCGATCCGACCCCCAACGCCCCCGCTAACCCTAGCCCTTACCCCGAGCTCCCCACCGCGCCGTCGCTCTACGACTCCTGGGTCGAGCCTCCCGCGAGCTACATGGATCTGGAGGCCGGCGCGACCCCGGGGTTCACAG GTTTTGCCAATTCGGACGGGTTCCTGGTTTCCGGGAATGCACGAAACGACATGTACCCCGGGAACCATTTTGGTACCTCCATGCAGCCGCTCCCCTTCGCAACAGGCAGCTCGGAGTGGATGGAAGAGAAGTATCCTGGAATCTACCAGAGAACATCAAAGGCCCCCTCGACTGATTTTGGATCAGCACCTTCCGTGTCTCCTAATATGTTTGCCTGCTTAGATACGAAGCCCTGTTCTACACCTCAGCCTGTGAATCAGTACTCCCCATATTCTGCTTATGGTAACTACACTTCACATCTTCCGCAGTGCTCAACATATCCATTGAGTTACGACCTGTCCATGCCATCTGTTGCTGCCTCGCCTGAAGTAGGCGCGGCAACGAAGCCATTGTCGCCCACGACAGATGGCCGTGTATTGGAGAACACATTTCAGGCACCATATGCGAACCCTTGCAGATTAAATCTAGACTATTTTGATTCCATTCAGAATGAACAGAAAGGTCACTTTGGATATGAGACTTCTTATGAACAGTATGGTGGCCGGAGTAGCTCTGATAATGGTACACGGATAATGGGAAGCCATGCACTTAGTAGATCTGGAGTTGGAGAGAATCATCTTTTGGGTGAGAGTTCAGAAACTGGGAGACCTGTTCAGCCGGGAACCTATCCACTTAGCAGACACGGAGTTGGAGAGAACTATATTTTGGGTGAGAGTTCTGAAACCAGGAGACCTGTGCAGCCTTCATCAGAAGCGAAATCTGGTTTAAATAACTTACAAGCATCATGTTCCAAAGTCTCTCTGTCCGAATACTCATTTCCTCAGCCTCGTGAACTTTTCATCGAGTCACCTGAGGTAAATAACCCAGTTGTTGATTCTCCATGTTGGAAAGGGACACCCACTGCACAGCAGCCATCATTTGGTGTTGTGAATGGTGAAGCTTCTTATTTTGCTAATGGTTCAGTTGACCCGCCTGATTTGCACCAAAGCAGGAAGCTTTCTGAGTTTAGTGCTAATAATTCTGTGTTACTTCCCAAGCGTCATGATACATCAAATCCCGAGAATGATCTGTCCGTACCTGATTACCTATATTACCTTTCAGCGTTCGGCCTGCCCTCAGGGTGTAGTAAGTCTGAAGGTCATGATGATAAACAACCATCCAATGTTGGAGATGTCAGTGGTATGGAAAAGTCTAACCACAGTCATTTATCTGTTGACCAGGGCACCCGAAGAGATAACCACGTGACCTGGTGTAAGACAGGAGACGATTCTGGAAATTTGGTAACACCAGGTCAACAGGGAAATGTTTTTCTTGCAGAAAACACAATTGAACCCATGTTAGGCAGAAATGGTGGCAGTCTTCTTGTGAGTACAAGTGAAGAATCTGCTAAAGTTTCAAACAATGTTAGTGCAGCTCCAGTTGCACAGGTTAGGAGTTTGACAAAAGAAAGTCTGCAAGAAATTACTCGTGCCCATAAAGCTGCGTCAACATGGGCAAATCTGCACTCAAAAATGCCTATGAACAAAGGTCTGGAGCATTTAACCCATTGCAGCACAGGTGTTGAGGAGACGGTGAAGATATCTTCAGACAAAGTCACCTGCAGATCGAAGAGTCAAGAAGAATTAATCAAGTCAATTTATAATTTCTCAGTAATGCTTCTGTCTTCGTGCGATGGTGGTTATCAGTTAAAGGAATCTGAACATACACTTGTTCAGTCTGTGATACAAAATCTCAGTTCTCTGAAATCCATGATAAGCAAG GCTTCATTTAAATCTGATGATGTTACTAGCAACTGCTGCCAAATGAAGTCAGAAAAAATAAAGTGTAATAGAAAGAATCATCAGCCTGAGAAGTTTGCTGGCTTTGATTGGGAGAACATTGGCACAGATTTTAAAACAGTTATTTTGCAG GATCTTGCTAAGCTTCCAGAGGAGAACCTGGATGGTGATACTAAAGATGCACAAATATACAAAAATCTTTGGATCGAAGCGGAAGCTTCTACATGTAAACTCAAGTACGAACTGCAACTTGCCCGCATGAAACTTGCAACGAAAAACCACAGTCAGCAAACAG CTACAACACCTACTGGTTCATTAGGAGAAGCCAAAGCATCTAACTTGCACAAAGCTGAGAActcattatgtactggagagagtGATGATTCTAGCAAACAACAAAACCCTGTGAAAGAAAGCCATATCCATAACGCTGAGAActcattatgtactggagagagtGATGATTCTAGCAAACAACAAAACCCTGTGAAAGAAAGCCATATCCATAACGCGACGTTACCACCTCAGAGAGGTGATGCTGATGTCTTTGCTCGACTGAAAGTTCTGAAGCTCCGTGATGAGAGTATAAATTGCTTCCATGAGGCAAATAGTGAGCTGCTGACCGAGAGAAGCAAGTATAACAGGACAGGCGCTGTTGATGACACTGTTTTCGATAATGATGTCGATGCTAGGATAAACTCTTTAGTGGAGGACATCATCAAAGAGTGTCCGGAATCAAGTAGCAGTGAAGGCGATGAGGCCGATGGTGCTAGTACTGCTGCACTTAATGTTTTTCTGAGCTGTAATAACAATACAAGCTCATTGGACAAGGACACCAACATAGAGCAGCCAGAATCTAGTGAAAGCAAAACTCATGGTGCTTTCATGGCTAAGCTTAAAGATTTGATGTCCTGCAGTGACGATCTAAGCTCGTCAAGTGAGGTTAATGCTTGTCAGCTCCAAACAGCGAGCGAACATGAATCTAGTCAATTTGGTCAGCTTGAAGATGGTGTCATGGCCAGATTGCAAGTACTGAAAAGACGTATAGATAACACTAGCAGCATGGAGGGACAGGAGGTAGTATATGATTCCGATGATTGGGTGGGCCACTTCGAAAGAAAACCATTTGGTTGTGGAGCACATGATGAGCTAATTGAGAAGACTGGTATATTTGATGATGCTGAGTTCAGAGCTTTATCTGATGAAGCAGATAGCAAAACTACAACCCAATATGTCGGTTCATTGCTTGAAGAGTGTCATGTTCCCTCAGCACCAGCCGAGCCTGCAACTGTTCATTTGCATGACGAGCAGTTAAGCCACTCGCCATCAGCATGGGAGCATGTGCTGAAGGAGGACTTTTTCCTCCCAGGGAAGCCTTTGAAGTGA